The following are from one region of the Gammaproteobacteria bacterium genome:
- a CDS encoding aldo/keto reductase, with the protein MSRRTERKGTDAMEYRNLGRTGVKVSPLCLGTMMFGRRTGEAESIDIIEHALGEGINFIDTANAYANGESERIVGKALAKDGRRERVVLATKAFLPQDPNDPNARGLSRRHLVMACEASLRRLQTDWIDLYQLHRAQSDIPIDETLRALDDLIRAGKVRYIGTSMFPAWKIVEALWASKELGLNRFVCEQPTYHLLDRTAERELLPAAQSFGIAVIPWGPLCGGLLTGKYRRDDLSAEGRWQGGKDNFGRPVTPQALDVIEAVVALAAEKGCTASQLALAWNAAQPGVTAPIIGPRTKAQLIDNLMATSVVLGAEDFERLDAVAPPKTASLRYYDAAMSIDFKPNFGRW; encoded by the coding sequence ATGAGTCGACGAACGGAGCGAAAAGGAACGGACGCGATGGAATACCGCAATCTCGGACGCACCGGCGTCAAGGTCAGCCCGCTTTGCCTCGGCACGATGATGTTCGGGCGACGCACCGGCGAAGCCGAATCGATCGACATCATCGAGCACGCGCTCGGCGAAGGCATCAACTTCATCGACACGGCGAATGCGTACGCGAACGGCGAGAGCGAGCGGATCGTCGGCAAGGCGCTTGCGAAGGACGGCCGGCGCGAGCGCGTCGTGCTCGCGACGAAGGCGTTCCTGCCGCAGGATCCGAACGACCCGAACGCGCGGGGCTTGAGCCGCCGGCATCTCGTGATGGCGTGCGAAGCGTCGCTGAGGCGTCTGCAGACGGACTGGATCGATCTCTACCAGCTGCATCGCGCGCAGTCCGACATTCCGATCGACGAGACGTTGCGCGCGCTCGACGACCTGATCCGCGCGGGTAAAGTGCGCTACATCGGCACGAGCATGTTTCCGGCGTGGAAGATCGTCGAGGCGCTGTGGGCGTCGAAGGAGCTCGGGCTGAACCGCTTCGTCTGCGAGCAGCCGACGTACCACCTGCTCGATCGCACGGCCGAGCGCGAGCTGCTGCCGGCCGCGCAAAGCTTCGGGATCGCGGTCATTCCGTGGGGGCCGCTCTGCGGCGGGCTCCTCACCGGCAAGTACCGCCGCGACGACCTGAGCGCGGAGGGCCGCTGGCAGGGCGGCAAGGACAACTTCGGCCGGCCGGTAACGCCGCAGGCCCTGGACGTCATCGAGGCCGTCGTCGCGCTAGCGGCCGAGAAGGGCTGCACGGCGTCGCAGCTCGCGCTCGCGTGGAACGCCGCGCAGCCCGGCGTCACGGCGCCGATCATCGGGCCGCGCACGAAGGCGCAGCTGATCGACAACCTGATGGCGACGAGCGTGGTGCTGGGCGCGGAGGATTTCGAGCGGCTCGACGCCGTCGCGCCGCCGAAGACCGCGAGCCTGCGCTACTACGACGCCGCGATGAGCATCGACTTCAAGCCGAATTTCGGGCGGTGGTAG
- a CDS encoding DUF4159 domain-containing protein: MTHAAARAIAAAVLALGVLTPSLAQRDLDAPERPGEFHFARMIYKDLPRYRRFGGGWWMQDWPDSEEHFTQGVSRLSRIDAGSPVSVGLTDDNLFDYPWLYVTQAGYWDLSDEEIALLREYLDRGGFLIADDFFGPAEWSVFREAMTRLFPDRPMVEIAGDDEVLHVLYDIDKFTQIPGLRHLRRFGGSVSVQRLPPPEWHGIYDDDGRLMVAANYNQDVGDAWEHADDAYYPEPMTALAYRFGLNYIIYAMTH, from the coding sequence ATGACCCACGCCGCCGCACGCGCGATCGCCGCCGCCGTCCTCGCGCTCGGCGTGCTCACGCCATCGCTCGCGCAGCGCGATCTCGACGCGCCGGAGCGCCCCGGCGAGTTCCATTTCGCGCGCATGATCTACAAAGATTTGCCGCGTTACAGGCGCTTCGGCGGCGGCTGGTGGATGCAGGACTGGCCGGATTCGGAGGAGCACTTCACGCAGGGCGTCAGCCGCTTGAGCCGGATCGACGCGGGCTCTCCCGTCTCCGTGGGCCTGACGGACGACAATCTCTTCGACTATCCCTGGCTCTACGTGACGCAGGCCGGGTACTGGGATCTCAGCGACGAGGAGATCGCGCTGCTGCGCGAGTACCTCGATCGCGGCGGGTTTTTGATCGCCGACGACTTCTTCGGGCCGGCGGAGTGGAGCGTTTTTCGCGAGGCGATGACCCGGCTCTTTCCCGACCGTCCGATGGTGGAGATCGCGGGCGACGACGAGGTGCTGCACGTCCTCTACGACATCGACAAGTTCACGCAGATCCCGGGGCTACGCCACCTGCGGCGCTTCGGCGGGTCGGTCTCCGTGCAGCGACTGCCGCCGCCCGAGTGGCACGGCATCTACGACGACGACGGCCGCCTGATGGTCGCCGCGAACTACAACCAGGACGTCGGCGACGCGTGGGAGCACGCCGACGACGCCTACTATCCCGAGCCGATGACCGCCCTCGCCTATCGCTTCGGCCTGAACTACATCATCTACGCGATGACGCACTGA
- a CDS encoding Nramp family divalent metal transporter: MLGPGLLLAATGVGAGDLATGGIVGSLLGPAVLWAALVGALLKFVVTEGLARWQLATGETLLEGVVRRVGPIVVWLFLPYLLLWSFFVGSAQLSASGITLHAMLPIFDDANHGKIVFGIAAGLAGLALVWFGGYRLFERAMQVCIAVMFVTVVVTAAMVWPGTAAVIEGLFVPRIPDAGGEGVGWTLALIGGIGGTLTVLCYGYWLREEGRTRPEDLPVCRIDLGCGYLMTALFGVAMVIVGSSIEVEGEGTLLLVRLSERLVDVMGPAGKWLFLAGTAGAVFSSLLGVWQAVPYLFADCWALVRRAPDAGRVAVDTQGAPYRVYLVLLAIVPMLGLFASFREVQRIYAVIGALFFPLLAFALLIFNGRTAWVGRFRNGPLAMLALAAVVAFFSALAFIPDGSD, translated from the coding sequence ATGCTCGGACCGGGCCTGCTGCTCGCGGCCACCGGCGTCGGCGCGGGCGACCTCGCGACGGGCGGCATCGTCGGCAGCCTGCTCGGCCCGGCCGTGCTCTGGGCCGCGCTCGTCGGCGCGCTGCTGAAGTTCGTCGTGACCGAAGGGCTCGCGCGCTGGCAGCTCGCGACCGGCGAGACGCTGCTCGAGGGCGTGGTGCGGCGGGTCGGTCCGATCGTCGTGTGGCTGTTCCTGCCGTATCTCCTGCTCTGGTCGTTCTTCGTCGGATCCGCGCAGCTCAGCGCGAGCGGCATCACGTTGCACGCGATGCTGCCGATCTTCGACGACGCGAACCACGGCAAGATCGTGTTCGGCATCGCGGCCGGGCTCGCGGGGCTCGCGCTCGTCTGGTTCGGCGGCTATCGGCTCTTCGAGCGCGCGATGCAGGTCTGCATCGCCGTGATGTTCGTCACCGTCGTCGTCACGGCGGCGATGGTCTGGCCGGGGACCGCCGCGGTCATCGAGGGCTTGTTCGTCCCGCGCATCCCGGACGCCGGCGGCGAGGGCGTCGGATGGACCCTCGCGCTGATCGGCGGCATCGGCGGCACGCTGACGGTGCTCTGCTACGGCTACTGGCTCCGCGAGGAAGGGCGCACGCGGCCGGAGGATCTGCCCGTCTGCCGGATCGATCTCGGATGCGGTTACCTGATGACCGCGCTCTTCGGCGTCGCGATGGTGATCGTCGGCAGCAGCATCGAGGTCGAAGGCGAGGGCACGCTGCTGCTCGTGCGGCTTTCCGAGCGGCTCGTCGACGTGATGGGCCCGGCCGGCAAATGGCTCTTCCTCGCCGGCACTGCGGGCGCGGTCTTCAGCAGCCTGCTCGGCGTGTGGCAGGCCGTGCCGTATCTCTTCGCCGACTGCTGGGCGCTCGTCCGCCGCGCGCCGGACGCCGGACGCGTCGCGGTCGACACGCAAGGCGCCCCATACCGGGTGTACCTCGTGCTGCTTGCGATCGTGCCGATGCTCGGGCTTTTCGCGAGCTTCCGCGAGGTGCAGCGTATCTACGCCGTGATCGGTGCGCTCTTCTTCCCGCTGCTCGCGTTCGCGCTCCTGATCTTCAACGGCAGGACCGCCTGGGTCGGGCGGTTCAGGAATGGGCCCCTCGCGATGCTCGCGCTCGCGGCCGTGGTAGCCTTCTTCTCCGCCCTTGCCTTCATCCCCGACGGGAGCGATTGA